The sequence aaggatGCCATACAGATCCCCAAAAATTTAAAGATGTCATAATGGAAGCTTTTCCAAAACTCCGACAAGGTGGTGGGTTTGAGTTACTAAAAATATCTGGGAACACAAGAAGCCGCCATCTCAGCTTGATACCCTGCCCAAATGAGGGATACCATGTAAAGTATTTGAAAGATCCTCAAAATCAAATTGGTCATTCAACCATTTTCATTCGTCCACTTCAACGAAACTTAGAAGTTGAATCAGTAAGTTCCATACTTTCAAACAAGGAATTCATTAACATTCATATAAATTATgtatgaaatacttctaattaaTGATATTCACTTATAGACAAGCCATCCTAACAGAGATGAGTTGATAGGACCACCTCAGAAATGTGTTGTGTGTGGAGATGAATTCCCGTTTGCAGAGATCAAGTGTCATAGTGATGAGTGCATGaggtattttatttgtataatgtggAGTCTCTTATGGAAATGTATATTCTTGGTTGGGAATAATTAGGTTTAAACttgtcattaaaataatcttGTAAGGAGTTTATAGTGTGAGCCAATGAAtcacacatttgtgtgtgtgcaccttCAATGtatatagtgtgcgtgtgtgtgtgtgtgtgtgtgtgtatgtatgtatatatatatatatatatatttatatacatacatatacatatacactcacacgtGCGCAAtcgatcagccaaaacattaaaaccacctgcctaatattgtgcaagtcccccttgtgctgccaaaacagcatcaacccgtatctcagaatagcattctgatatgatatttttctcacaacaattgtatatggctgcatttcccaaaagcatcgtaaagTAAAGATAATCATAGAGACTATTGGTGCCAATTATTTCTATGATCTACAACCCCATTTCCCAAAAATTGGGATGCTgtatacaattttaataaaaacagaatGCAATGATTTGTAAATCATTTAAAACCTATTGAAACGTGTTGCTGGCATCTAATTCAAACAGCATATGTTTTTCAACAGACAATAAACAGTTTTAtactttgtactatttacaactaaatataaattatttgcaAATCATTGcattcttttattatttacattatacaCAGTGTCCCAATTCTTTTTGAAATGGGGTTGTAAttggcttacaatgcttttgaatCACAGAAtttttcagtttgaaccagtgtgtgtatattatttatatatatatatatatatatatatataattttttttctaaggtCAGCAGAGGTCAGTGGTGAGGTAGTGAGTGAGAGAGCTACACAAAGTGCCACTTCAAGCAACACTGAAAGTAGAATTGTGAGGCAGGAGAGGAATGTTTCAAGTGCCAGTGTCAGAGACAGAGCAATGCAGGTTCAAGGAAACCATGTTTCACAGGTCATCACAATAGATTGTGAGGAGGGCACTGAACTTGATGGTTTGTATAGTTGACATTGACATTTATCTTTAGGTAGGAGTTCTGCAAACTGAATcttttttactttgtttagaTTGGAAATTTGAGCCAGATCCGACAGAGGCCTTAAAAAAGTACAGAGAAATCATCTTGAGGAAGCATGAAACTGGAAAGGAGCTCAGTTTGCAGATGGACATGAGAGAGTCTCCTGAAGATAGGGAGAGGGCAATCCTGACTTTTTATAAGACCGCAAATGTAGAATGGGCTTGCCCTTTAAAATGTACACTACATGGTAGGTAAAGTGAATCCCAAAATAATGTGATAGTTTTAGATTTGTGTTTGGATTAATGTGCATTATTCTTTTGCCTTTAAGGTGATCCCGCAATTGGAGATGGAGTGACTCGTCATGTTTTCGCAACAATTATGTCAAAACTTCAGCATGGTTTTGAACTACAACTTGGTTAGTGACCTGTACCTTACTTGTTCTTTCTCTATCTGTTGACAGAAGGTTTATTGCAATTTGTAGGCATTTACAATTGTCTTGGCACTGGCCTATCCTAGGTGTGGTTCATTAATAGGTGTTTCTGCATTTGTTTATTGTAATGAAGAATAATAATCCAGATTGTCAGATGTAGCATGACTTTATTGTTTTAGTACCAGGAGGAACTCTTCTTTTTGAGGGTGAAAAGGATCACTTGATTCCCTCAACATCTCAGTGTCTTCTGGATAGTGACTTCTTTGTGGTGGCAGGTCGTATGATTGGGCACTCTTTTCTGCATGGTGGTCCATGCCTAACAGGTTTAAGCCCAGCAATAGTGCATGTGCTTTTTGGTGGATCCCCTGAAACTGCCACAATAGATGTTCTGGACTGTGCTGACATTGATGTCCGTCAAGTAATAAAGATGGTTGGTTAATGTATACTCCAATTAATTTTCATGAAATTATTTTGCTAGTGAACAGAAATGTACTTATACTTAATTATTTTATGACCAGTTGGAAGGCACAGGTGAATTATCATTAGAAGAAAAGAGCGCTATTACAGACCTTGCGGTGTCTTGGGATTTGCCTGGAGTGACATCAGAAAACAGAAGATGGCTGCTTGAAAAACTACTCATACATGCTGTGAGTATGCACTACTGGTTGGAATACTCATAACATTTAGAAGatagttttttatgtttacttttcAAATGGCTATATGAAGGTCCTTGAAAGAACCTGCAAGCAGGCAAAACAGCTACGCCGGGGTTTGAAGGAGACGTTGATCTGGCCTTTGCTGACTGAAAGGAAAGACACaattcctcttctctttcctagGACTAGTGATACACTGTACACCCCATTGGTAATATATGATACCATTTATATAATACTGTTGTGTTCTACAACTCTTCAATATTAATAATCTTGTCAATCTGTCAGATGATCTTGGAGAGGATACATTGGCCTACAGAAGATGAAGACAGTGAGGTCTCAATTGAAGAAACATGTAGGCTCACAGGATTCCTTCGCACATTCATTGAGAACTGTAAGTATATGAGAATCAACTGATTAACTTTATTGATGATGAAGATACTACTTgtgccattttattttaaatgcagcTTCTTATAACACCTTGCGGTTTCTGCTCAAATTCTGGACTGGATGGGATGTGCTGCCCAGGAGCCTAGATGTTGAGGTGGTGGAGGGAAACCTACCGAAGTCTTCCACATGCTATCAAACTCTCAAGCTTCCTAGTCATTATAAGGACTACATTGCCTTTGAGAGAGACTTTTTTGCTGCTATCTGGAGCACAGATTATGGATTTGGAATGGTCTGATTTCATACTAGGAAtacaattttacagtttttgttaCAAAGACATCAGATATCCAGTCTACAAATATCAAACACTTTTGACATGTTGCAGAGTTCATAACCTTTTTGTTGTCAACGATTCACTATAAATATGGTCTCCTAGACATTAAGCTGCTATCTGGAGTACAGAATATGGATATAAAATGGTTTGGATGACGTTCTTGAGTTACAAATAATATTCACTGGATGCCAGAGTTAATCCATATTAACTGGAGTTAATGTTAAAATGTcccactttttgtttttgtgactaAGCACAGACGTCCAGTCCACCAATCTCATAAGCAATATTTGAATTGTATTATTCAGAACACAACCTTGTTGTTGTAAAAGTTATACCAAACTAACCTCTGGTTAAATAGTTATAATAAACATTTACTGACCTCAGTGCACTACAAAGATAGTGTGGCTGTTCAAAGCCAGCATTATAAAAATTAACAAGTTGAATAAACGTTTTAAGCTGAATGTGTACGGCTGTTTACTGATTATAGGTTTTGGGTTGTTTTATACCATATAGCATGAATGAATTTGTAATTACATCAATTatgccagtgtttaaacaaattttATCAAATACAGACAGGCACAtcgaaatcatttaatataacaAAACACAACCTCTAAAATCTTaaacaaaattctctcatctctTGTATATTTGTGCTAATCTATCATTTCTGATAATAAAGCTACAGTCTCTCTGTAGACCTCTAACACATCAGCCAGAGGGACATCTGGGTCTGGGAACCTCTCAGCATCCTGCTGTGTGAGTTGATGTGGCATTTGTACTTCAGGGATCACTACACCGGGTTCGTGATGACCACATGGCTCTGTCCAGTCAATGCCATATTGCATGGCATCTACCTGTAATAGACAACTGAACTGATAATTAAACgttttaatttaacaaattatccaaacaaacatgtctgtctgtcctacTACCAGAGCTCtttaggaaaaaaatatttaaagcaagcCATAAAGTACTTAAAGATTACTGTATTACAATAACAAGCTAAATGTGATTAAAACGAGGCTCACCTACAAAGAACTAGATAAGCATAAAATGTTCAATGCATAAACATTTGTAATTACATGTTAATTCATATGTCAGTATATTTCCTAATCAGCTCTGATATAAATACCTGGTTAGGGTCTTGCAATGCCTCAGGCTGATGACTTTCCCAGAGCTGTATTGGTGACCGGTTTCCTTCGGTCCACAACTTGTGGTGGTTCCAGCCATCCTGAAAGAACTGAAGGTGTTTCTCTACATGTGGCATGAAGCACCGGTGCAGTGCATAGAGATGCATTTCATCATCTGGATTCAGAAGCCCTTCATTCTCAAGGTTGGTGAAGATTGTATAGAAGAGATCAAGCACTCCAGCATAAACATCTCTCCACAACCTTTCGATCCTAACACAGTAAAAGagccaaaatatgaaaatatttaaccTGGAAACAAGGACCTTGACTAAATTTAGAAAGTTGTGCCTGAAATTGACTTACATAACCTTAAATGTACCTTGAAAAAAATCATCTATTTTACAGACATTTGGGTATTTAATAACTAAGGGGACAAATACTTTTCACACATTTGAAGATCTGAAACTTTTGTGAGAGATCTACAGTACAGAAAAATAGAAGAcatcaggaaggggcaaatactttttccacagtattgtatgtatacacacacatacatacatagtgCTTGCAAAACTATTTATAAATTTGATTGAAAACGCAGTCCTAtgagtacatttttaaagccaAAATTAAAAGATATCAGAGTAGATATTTGTAATGACTTTCCAAAAAAGCCAGAGGTGGCTTGGAAACAGGAGTGAGCACGTATTAATGTGTGCAAAAAGTGTCCATGCATTCAGTGTCTTTAAAACAATGTCTGTCTTTATTGTGTTCCAAGTGAAAATTCATACCCCTTAATATTTATTCAGGTCGAATTTTGCTGTAATaacagttttaaatgttttataaacaGGCTGAGTGTAAATTTTGTCCATTCCTTGGCATATTTGCTCCAGGTGATTCAGGTTGGTTGGGTggagtgacatttttaaataaattctcaAAAGGATTGAGATTAGGACTTTGGGCCACTGTAGGGTAGTCACCTTTTTGTTCTCGAGTAATTCCTATGTTGCTTTTGCTTTGTGCTTGGGATCAGTgtcctgctaaaaaaaaaaaagtttcagctTTTTAGCAGAAAATTCAGTATTGCCCTGTATTTTGCTCCATCAAAGATCCCAAGCACAAGGCAAAAGCAACACATGAATTCTATCGagaatctgtggcactatttgGAAATTGCAGTCCACAATCACCACCCAGCCATCCACGGTTGCTCTACCCCCAGTCCAGGTGGCGGGGGACAGCCCTCAGTTACCTCCGTTTCCGAGTCTGTCAATCCATGCATATTTTCATGTGTTTCACTGGGCGCATCACATTGGATAcatggcacgtgtggaggctcatgccatTTCCTACAATTCTGCATATGGCTCACCACGCACCCTGCTGTGGACGAGAACCGTCATCGCAACCACGAAGATGGTAACCCCTGttactcttccctccctagcatctgagccaatttggttgcttaggaagcctgagtGGAGTCACTCATTACACCAGGATTCGATGGTAGCCAACCGTCTTTGcaggctgagctacccaggcccaccctTTAATTTTGGCTTTAAAAAAGTACTTGTAGAACATATGAGTTTGCAataaaaatccagatttttttttctccaaagtgTCTGAACACTATGCAAGGCACTGTATACCTTTGATTATGGACACTCCTCCCTGTAATGTGCGAGTTTCTGTTCTCTCCTCTGGTGGACACCATGAAGCGAGCAACATCTATATTCTCCCCACCTTTATCTGACCTTACACGTGATGGCACATCAAACAGGCTGACACCTTCTAAAAAGCTTGTCAGGACTGTAGCAGCTTTATTATTGGTGGCAGCTTTTAAGTAGACGATTAGACGGCTAAAGCCATCAATGCCACCGTGAACGACAATACGCCACCTGGAACAGATATAGGAAAATTAGTTTCAGACTAAAATCAGCAACAATATTAACAACTAGCCTTTTCAGTGATGAGATAAAAACAGATCCTACTATCTAAAGTAAATTAAAAGAGCCATAAAAGTATATCACATACTTACCATAACATAATTCTTGATGCATTGAACAACAAAGTTAGGAAAATCTGCTCATTTCCCACCAAATATGTTTATGAAATTTCTCAGTTATCCAGGTCATGGTAGAATAAATCTGCAAAGACATTCTAGTCAAATGGATGAACTGATGGTGGAGCTTCCCCAGCATTACATCTTAACACACACAATGACATCACAAGACATTACCCAATGACTTAATAATCATCCAGTAATAGTCATATAACAACTCATAATGGTAAGAGTCATTGCAGATTTAGATTCACAAGGAAGATGCTTGAAAGACAACATTAAACTTCACATGTTCTAAGACAGTGAAGTGATGATTTTGCCCAGAGGATAGGTGTGATTGTCAGCTTCTTACAACACAGTCCTTTCAACCTAACCCCAACAAATTCACAATTGTAGTCTACATGTGTGTGATGAAATTTAATGCTGAGGCTGAAATGAAAAGCTCCACTATCAACTGAGGAAGCCAGAGTGACAAAACATCTTGAGCTGCAATTACTCCCACCAATTACACATCTTTATGCTTTCAGTTTTTTTGGTCAACTGAACAGACCTTTCCTCTTCAGTCTGACATAGGAAAACACATCCAGCTGACCACGATTAAAGCTTCAATAATTTATATTACTGTCAGCATACCTTATTAGCTTATGGTTACCATCGATGTGCCATAAACTGTTGGGTGCAGGGACAGTGTATTTTCTACGCCTCCGAGGGTTCAGCTGAAGACTGCGCATTAAGACACCCTGAGGATCCACGCATCGCATGGATTCTTGAACACGTCGCCCTACAAAAATTCACCAATATATGCAGATTAAACATTCCTATCTTTGAGTTAATTTCTATATTATATCCTTTGTATTTACCTTGTATTCAAGGATGCAAATATGTCAAGGTACAAAATGTGCCTTACTCTGTACATGAATGCCCTGTGCAGTGAGATGTCCAACCATCATTTTATACCCAGAATTGGGATGACGTTTTAGTATATCTTCTACCACAGCATCCAGTTCAACGTCTTCCAAAGTTGAGAACAGGTCGCTTACTCTGAGAATAAATCACAAACTCATGATCAACCACACAACACAAGAGATCAACACTAGTATATTTGAAAGTTTAAAAGGCTACATAAAGATAATAGGAGCGGCTTACCTTAAACCATGCTGCGTCATTCTGTTACGAATAGTTCTTTCACACACACCAAACAACTTTGCGATGTTTCCAGCAGTTTGACCCATTGAGAGATAAGTTTCAATAGTACATATCGGAAGCAAcgaagatggacgtcccaccttagcaccctctgactcgcacatattttgaatatgcaggtaAACATTTAGCAGAGAGTCTAAGGGCCCTTTCATAGTCAACGCATCGGTACGCGTACGCGTCTGAAACGCTACGCTTCGCTACGCTTCGGCCGCCATTATGCGTCGATGCGTAGCCAAATGTGTCGTCCTAGTTTTTGATACGCGACGCACCGATGCGCGCAATACTACGCGGTGTCGGTGGGGGCgacattgcaagtattgtacattaattcaagtatattatgtttacagaagAAGATTTGATTACAATGGCGGGCGAAGAGGAAAAATTATGCGAGCTTATACGCATACATCCACATTTATACGACAGTTCGTCGCAATTACACTCCAATAAAATAGCGTTGGAAAATGCCTGGAGGGAGGTTGCAACCGCAATGGGACAGACCGTAGAGAATGTGAAAACGGACTGGAAAAATCACAGTGAAAAGGTTACTAGGGCGCACAAAAAGTCAGTTGCCTGTCTTCAGTTGCCATTTTGGTCTGAATATGACGTGACCCGACTCTACTAATATCACCAGACTCTACTACCCCCTGTTGCGGGAGCGGTGTATTGCATTTCACGCATCGCCCGTGACACGTGCGTCTGCTTGCGGACTATGAAAGGGAGCACGTCGCTCGCGTCACTCGCGTTGCTTGCTCGCGTAGCTCGCGTTGACTATGTAAGGGCCCTAACAATCCTGGATGTGtttcgacattcataccggcatacagctctaCTAAAGCATCAAttagcacctctactctaaataaaACATAGTCacttgatgcgtggttatcgacttcattcgctaagttgcgcaactctctagctATAATTGAAGCGTCAGCCATAGTTTACACGAGATATGGTGATGAcctgacgtcacatcaaaacaagtcaagagtaatcgagcacacgcttcaatctacgatTAACCAATGGTAAGCTGGACCAGCCcatataattatcatacaagagacagaaatgtaagaataaatacaaaaataaatacatgtgggaatatttatatatggaaataaatacatgtgggaataaataaatataaaaataaatgaaggcataaataaataaaaaacaaaacaaatgaaagaataaaaaatgttttaaagaatacaaataaaaagagaaaataataaataaaaaaagaaaataataaataaaggaaaaaagtcataaaaaataaattcaggaataactttcattaaaaacaaattatatttgttttatcaagacatttatccttttatttattttcttattattacatttatttatttatgtatttatttattatttttgcatgttttgtcctccatatatatgaactctaatgtcacactactgatttgccgctgcgtctgcaacagtttcttgtaaaatgtcaagtcaataaacaaaaaaaacaactcaccaaggcaagaatttcacatcttattttgcaagaagataatttgcggtgctttttggcgctccgtgtatctacatcggtttttattctcgacttcggcgtcagctcttcaaagttatcactttcactcaaatgtaatcttttgattgcattcaagtttcttttcctcaatatctactttttaatgaggagtatctgcttcgtcagactcgctcgctctctcccaatgttttttgacaacagcagtgtggcccgcgcagtctcagtgcgctgctaccattggctcattggagtgtcagtcaatgcagcacaatccataattggatgaaacactttctcttctaaagcactcgttgttctctcttattcgctttttcttaattttcccatcttttacacatctctcaactcttctactggtagcctggatcatctgggttacaa comes from Xyrauchen texanus isolate HMW12.3.18 chromosome 9, RBS_HiC_50CHRs, whole genome shotgun sequence and encodes:
- the LOC127648798 gene encoding uncharacterized protein LOC127648798 isoform X2 is translated as MAASSNTLFKLLRDVADQLESSAASSSSSPEPSTSSDSRLMTPRHPVDTEVARLFSPYNRGRGLARRTSLPVMSRAVSCSFTHIFCCLDDKNAVLVPSRCAKERLFSAGLGEKRVTFRGCHTDPQKFKDVIMEAFPKLRQGGGFELLKISGNTRSRHLSLIPCPNEGYHVKYLKDPQNQIGHSTIFIRPLQRNLEVESTSHPNRDELIGPPQKCVVCGDEFPFAEIKCHSDECMRSAEVSGEVVSERATQSATSSNTESRIVRQERNVSSASVRDRAMQVQGNHVSQVITIDCEEGTELDDWKFEPDPTEALKKYREIILRKHETGKELSLQMDMRESPEDRERAILTFYKTANVEWACPLKCTLHGDPAIGDGVTRHVFATIMSKLQHGFELQLVPGGTLLFEGEKDHLIPSTSQCLLDSDFFVVAGRMIGHSFLHGGPCLTGLSPAIVHVLFGGSPETATIDVLDCADIDVRQVIKMLEGTGELSLEEKSAITDLAVSWDLPGVTSENRRWLLEKLLIHAVLERTCKQAKQLRRGLKETLIWPLLTERKDTIPLLFPRTSDTLYTPLMILERIHWPTEDEDSEVSIEETCRLTGFLRTFIEN
- the LOC127648807 gene encoding uncharacterized protein LOC127648807 produces the protein MKGPLDSLLNVYLHIQNMCESEGAKVGRPSSLLPICTIETYLSMGQTAGNIAKLFGVCERTIRNRMTQHGLRVSDLFSTLEDVELDAVVEDILKRHPNSGYKMMVGHLTAQGIHVQRRRVQESMRCVDPQGVLMRSLQLNPRRRRKYTVPAPNSLWHIDGNHKLIRWRIVVHGGIDGFSRLIVYLKAATNNKAATVLTSFLEGVSLFDVPSRVRSDKGGENIDVARFMVSTRGENRNSHITGRSVHNQRIERLWRDVYAGVLDLFYTIFTNLENEGLLNPDDEMHLYALHRCFMPHVEKHLQFFQDGWNHHKLWTEGNRSPIQLWESHQPEALQDPNQVDAMQYGIDWTEPCGHHEPGVVIPEVQMPHQLTQQDAERFPDPDVPLADVLEVYRETVALLSEMID
- the LOC127648798 gene encoding uncharacterized protein LOC127648798 isoform X1; amino-acid sequence: MAASSNTLFKLLRDVADQLESSAASSSSSPEPSTSSDSRLMTPRHPVDTEVARLFSPYNRGRGLARRTSLPVMSRAVSCSFTHIFCCLDDKNAVLVPSRCAKERLFSAGLGEKRVTFRGCHTDPQKFKDVIMEAFPKLRQGGGFELLKISGNTRSRHLSLIPCPNEGYHVKYLKDPQNQIGHSTIFIRPLQRNLEVESTSHPNRDELIGPPQKCVVCGDEFPFAEIKCHSDECMRSAEVSGEVVSERATQSATSSNTESRIVRQERNVSSASVRDRAMQVQGNHVSQVITIDCEEGTELDDWKFEPDPTEALKKYREIILRKHETGKELSLQMDMRESPEDRERAILTFYKTANVEWACPLKCTLHGDPAIGDGVTRHVFATIMSKLQHGFELQLVPGGTLLFEGEKDHLIPSTSQCLLDSDFFVVAGRMIGHSFLHGGPCLTGLSPAIVHVLFGGSPETATIDVLDCADIDVRQVIKMLEGTGELSLEEKSAITDLAVSWDLPGVTSENRRWLLEKLLIHAVLERTCKQAKQLRRGLKETLIWPLLTERKDTIPLLFPRTSDTLYTPLMILERIHWPTEDEDSEVSIEETCRLTGFLRTFIENSSYNTLRFLLKFWTGWDVLPRSLDVEVVEGNLPKSSTCYQTLKLPSHYKDYIAFERDFFAAIWSTDYGFGMV